From a region of the Arachis ipaensis cultivar K30076 chromosome B09, Araip1.1, whole genome shotgun sequence genome:
- the LOC107616786 gene encoding RING finger protein ETP1 homolog isoform X2, with the protein MQFQSGILTTLCDHSFQCPCVSKWTYLSCPILDEYNCLLTSQLETQRQNILHDSDDEECLKILKNCWKAIHRMMGWTKFFLQCQSRQMLLRWLSGLMFS; encoded by the exons ATGCAGTTCCAAAG TGGAATACTCACTACACTTTGCGATCACTCCTTTCAATGCCCTTGTGTTTCAAAGTGGACATACTTGTCTTGCCCG ATTTTGGATGAATACAACTGTCTTCTAACATCTCAGTTGGAAACTCAAAGACAA AACATACTTCATGATTCGGATGACGAAGaatgcttgaagatattaaagaaTTGCTGGAAGGCTATACACCGAATGATGGGGTGGACAAAGTTCTTCCTGCAGTGCCAGAGCAGACAGATGTTGCTAAGATGGCTTTCAGGTCTGATGTTTTCATGA
- the LOC110266633 gene encoding uncharacterized protein LOC110266633 isoform X2: protein MVEVGPAPANEVIEGDVIGNGENEAKRRARARASNRGVRGAPEQVENPSSLPEFRAQIFIVLGEDGFRVQRLLRVDRVNSEKVTTRETCDDGGIVSAGDVLRRVGVLGGVLG, encoded by the exons ATGGTGGAGGTGGGGCCCGCACCAGCGAATGAGGTCATCGAAGGAGATGTGATTGGGAACGGTGAGAATGAAGCCAAGAGAAGAGCGAGAGCTAGGGCTTCGAATCGAGGAGTGAGAGGAGCTCCGGAACAAGTGGAGAACCCCTCTTCGCTCCCTGAATTTAGGGCTCAAATCTTCATCGTTCTAGGAGAAGATGGATTCAGGGTCCAGAGGCTGCTCCGAGTCGACCGAGTGAACTCGGAGAAAGTCACCACCAGAGAGACTT GTGACGACGGAGGCATCGTGAGCGCCGGCGATGTTCTTCGGAGGGTTGGAGTTCTTGGCGGAGTGCTGGGGTGA
- the LOC107616786 gene encoding RING finger protein ETP1 homolog isoform X1, which produces MQFQRSGILTTLCDHSFQCPCVSKWTYLSCPILDEYNCLLTSQLETQRQNILHDSDDEECLKILKNCWKAIHRMMGWTKFFLQCQSRQMLLRWLSGLMFS; this is translated from the exons ATGCAGTTCCAAAG AAGTGGAATACTCACTACACTTTGCGATCACTCCTTTCAATGCCCTTGTGTTTCAAAGTGGACATACTTGTCTTGCCCG ATTTTGGATGAATACAACTGTCTTCTAACATCTCAGTTGGAAACTCAAAGACAA AACATACTTCATGATTCGGATGACGAAGaatgcttgaagatattaaagaaTTGCTGGAAGGCTATACACCGAATGATGGGGTGGACAAAGTTCTTCCTGCAGTGCCAGAGCAGACAGATGTTGCTAAGATGGCTTTCAGGTCTGATGTTTTCATGA
- the LOC110266633 gene encoding uncharacterized protein LOC110266633 isoform X1, translated as MVEVGPAPANEVIEGDVIGNGENEAKRRARARASNRGVRGAPEQVENPSSLPEFRAQIFIVLGEDGFRVQRLLRVDRVNSEKVTTRETCDDGGIVSAGDVLRRVGVLGGVLG; from the exons ATGGTGGAGGTGGGGCCCGCACCAGCGAATGAGGTCATCGAAGGAGATGTGATTGGGAACGGTGAGAATGAAGCCAAGAGAAGAGCGAGAGCTAGGGCTTCGAATCGAGGAGTGAGAGGAGCTCCGGAACAAGTGGAGAACCCCTCTTCGCTCCCTGAATTTAGGGCTCAAATCTTCATCGTTCTAGGAGAAGATGGATTCAGGGTCCAGAGGCTGCTCCGAGTCGACCGAGTGAACTCGGAGAAAGTCACCACCAGAGAGACTTGTGA CGACGGAGGCATCGTGAGCGCCGGCGATGTTCTTCGGAGGGTTGGAGTTCTTGGCGGAGTGCTGGGGTGA